Proteins encoded in a region of the Veillonella parvula genome:
- a CDS encoding OmpA family protein translates to MNKKLLALLAVAAVGVSVAGATPQTQFNKGEFQVDLGASDSKAKTKAWTSDAKWNFDGGVTYAFTDKTALQYQYHGLNDKMFGTSYSDRMQEVNLIQSLNKNFAVYGGYAHISGDTFPKANNIAQLGVIGKANLGSKVDVYGKAGVGTKRTTTWEAGLGYKVNQDWDINAGYRYINTKRDDKSNISFQGPVVGLSYRFGGHKSVAPVYTPAPAPVYTPAPAPTVEAPAYKTPKLDYYVQSIYFDSDQDVARADQYPNLTAAVNAANQYSQDQVKLMGNADTDANPQYNIALSERRVQHVAQYLVNHGVSADRLIGIANGDVKPVATNSTAAGKAENRRVDVYIHR, encoded by the coding sequence ATGAATAAAAAATTATTAGCTTTATTGGCAGTTGCTGCTGTAGGTGTGTCCGTAGCAGGTGCAACTCCTCAAACTCAATTCAATAAAGGTGAGTTTCAAGTTGATCTTGGTGCGTCTGATTCTAAAGCAAAAACTAAAGCTTGGACTTCTGATGCAAAATGGAACTTTGATGGTGGTGTAACATACGCTTTTACAGATAAAACAGCGTTGCAATACCAATACCATGGTTTGAATGATAAAATGTTCGGCACTAGCTATAGTGATAGAATGCAAGAAGTTAATTTGATTCAATCCTTGAACAAAAATTTCGCAGTATATGGCGGTTATGCTCACATTTCTGGTGATACATTCCCTAAAGCAAATAATATTGCTCAATTAGGTGTAATTGGTAAAGCTAACCTTGGCTCCAAAGTAGACGTTTATGGTAAAGCGGGTGTAGGGACTAAGAGAACTACTACTTGGGAAGCAGGTTTAGGTTATAAAGTTAACCAAGACTGGGATATTAATGCAGGGTATCGTTATATCAATACTAAACGTGATGATAAGTCTAATATTTCCTTCCAAGGTCCTGTAGTAGGATTATCTTACCGTTTCGGTGGTCACAAATCCGTAGCTCCTGTATACACTCCAGCGCCAGCTCCTGTATACACTCCGGCTCCAGCTCCTACTGTAGAAGCGCCTGCATATAAAACTCCTAAATTGGATTACTATGTACAATCTATCTACTTTGACTCCGACCAAGATGTTGCTCGTGCAGACCAATATCCAAACTTAACAGCTGCTGTAAATGCTGCTAACCAATATTCTCAAGACCAAGTTAAATTGATGGGTAACGCTGATACTGATGCAAATCCTCAATACAACATTGCTTTGTCTGAACGCCGCGTACAACATGTGGCTCAATATTTAGTTAACCATGGTGTATCTGCCGATCGTCTTATCGGTATTGCTAATGGTGATGTTAAACCAGTTGCAACTAACTCTACAGCAGCAGGTAAAGCTGAAAACCGTCGTGTAGACGTTTATATTCATCGCTAA